A single genomic interval of Streptomyces sp. 1222.5 harbors:
- a CDS encoding histidine phosphatase family protein, with product MPTLILVRHGRSTANTSGVLAGWSPGVALDERGAAQAAALPGRLAGLPVSEVVVSPLQRCQETVRPLLEARPELRPHTDERIGECHYGDWTGRKLAELTDEPLMEVVQAHPSAAAFPGGESMRAMQTRAAEAVREWNARVERDHGADAVYLMCSHGDIIKSLVADALGLHLDLFQRISVEPCSITAIRYTRLRPFLVRLGDTGDFASLAPREEPGEGDAPVGGGAGAP from the coding sequence ATGCCCACCCTGATCCTCGTAAGGCACGGACGGTCCACCGCCAACACCTCGGGCGTGCTCGCCGGGTGGTCGCCAGGCGTCGCCCTGGACGAGCGCGGTGCCGCGCAGGCCGCCGCGCTGCCCGGCCGGCTCGCCGGCCTGCCCGTCTCCGAGGTGGTCGTCAGCCCGCTCCAGCGCTGCCAGGAGACCGTCCGGCCGCTGCTGGAGGCCCGCCCGGAACTGCGCCCCCACACCGACGAACGGATCGGGGAGTGCCACTACGGCGACTGGACCGGCCGCAAGCTCGCCGAGCTCACGGACGAGCCGCTGATGGAGGTCGTCCAGGCCCACCCGTCGGCCGCCGCCTTCCCCGGCGGCGAGTCCATGCGGGCCATGCAGACCCGCGCCGCCGAGGCCGTACGCGAGTGGAACGCGCGCGTGGAACGCGACCACGGCGCCGACGCCGTCTACCTGATGTGCTCCCACGGTGACATCATCAAATCCCTCGTCGCCGACGCCCTCGGACTCCATCTCGACCTCTTCCAGCGGATCTCCGTGGAACCGTGTTCCATCACCGCGATCCGCTACACCCGCCTGAGGCCGTTTCTCGTTCGCCTCGGCGACACCGGGGATTTCGCTTCCCTCGCCCCGCGCGAGGAACCCGGCGAGGGCGACGCACCGGTCGGAGGCGGTGCGGGCGCACCGTGA
- a CDS encoding aldo/keto reductase produces MEQRHLGRTGLRVSRIGLGTLTWGRDTDEHDAADMLKAFWDAGGTLVDTADVYGDGEAEYLLGRLMDGLVPRRELVISTKAGSVPDPERRYDGSRGHLLAALDASLARLGTDHVDLWHVHAYDPETPLEETLQALDLAVSSGRARYAGVSNFCGWQLAKAATWQLAAPGIRTRLAATQLEYSLLQRGAEREVLPAALDLGVGLLPSSPLGRGVLTGKYRHATPPDSRGASEHLALFVEPYLDDTATRIVDAVTTAADGLAVTPLQVALAWVRDRPGVAAPIVGARNAQQLTAALSVEALSLPDEICRALDDVSAPVHRYPDHDWSTL; encoded by the coding sequence ATGGAGCAGAGGCATCTCGGCCGTACCGGCCTGCGTGTGTCCCGGATCGGGCTCGGCACCCTCACCTGGGGCCGGGACACCGACGAGCACGACGCCGCGGACATGCTGAAGGCGTTCTGGGATGCCGGCGGAACCCTGGTCGACACGGCGGACGTGTACGGCGACGGGGAGGCGGAGTACCTGCTCGGGCGGCTCATGGACGGCCTGGTGCCGCGCCGGGAACTGGTGATCTCCACCAAGGCGGGCAGCGTCCCCGATCCCGAACGCCGCTACGACGGCTCGCGCGGCCACCTGCTCGCCGCGCTCGACGCGTCCCTGGCCCGCCTGGGCACCGATCACGTCGACCTGTGGCACGTGCACGCCTACGACCCCGAGACCCCGCTCGAGGAGACGCTCCAGGCTCTCGATCTGGCGGTCAGCAGCGGGCGCGCCCGGTACGCGGGCGTCTCCAACTTCTGCGGCTGGCAGCTCGCCAAGGCGGCCACCTGGCAGCTCGCGGCGCCGGGCATCCGGACCCGGCTGGCCGCCACGCAGCTGGAGTACTCGCTGCTCCAGCGGGGCGCGGAGCGCGAGGTGCTGCCCGCCGCGCTCGATCTCGGTGTCGGTCTGCTGCCGTCCTCGCCGCTCGGGCGGGGGGTGCTGACCGGCAAGTACCGCCATGCCACTCCCCCGGACTCGCGCGGCGCCTCCGAGCATCTGGCGCTGTTCGTCGAGCCGTACCTCGACGACACGGCGACGCGCATCGTGGACGCGGTGACGACCGCCGCCGACGGGCTCGCGGTCACCCCGCTCCAGGTGGCGCTCGCCTGGGTCCGGGACCGGCCGGGTGTGGCCGCGCCGATCGTCGGCGCGCGCAACGCGCAGCAGCTCACGGCCGCATTGTCAGTGGAGGCCCTTAGTCTTCCTGACGAGATCTGCCGGGCGCTCGACGATGTGTCGGCGCCCGTGCACCGCTATCCCGATCACGACTGGAGCACGCTGTGA
- a CDS encoding DUF5703 family protein: protein MPEYEFVDVYVPRGVSRKDATRLLTDHAEYGHWELDRLSLLRDGSRRVRLRRRIIRQVRATW, encoded by the coding sequence ATGCCGGAATACGAATTTGTCGACGTGTACGTGCCTCGCGGGGTGTCCCGCAAGGACGCCACGCGTCTGCTGACCGACCACGCCGAGTACGGACACTGGGAGTTGGACCGACTGAGCCTGCTGCGCGACGGCAGCCGCAGGGTGCGGTTGCGCCGGCGGATCATCCGCCAGGTGCGCGCCACCTGGTGA
- a CDS encoding LLM class F420-dependent oxidoreductase yields MQLGINLGYWGAGMDGDNLAVAQEADRLGFSVCWAAEAYGSDAATVLSWVAAQTERIDVGSAIFQIPARQPAMTAMTAATLDSLSGGRFRLGLGVSGPQVSEGWYGVKFDKPLARTREYVEIVRRAMTRERLTYEGEHWTLPLPGGPGKPIKLTVHPEREHIPLYIAAIGPKNLEQTGEIADGALLIFPAAEHLEDTTLKYLRAGREKAGLTLDGFDVCPTLPLAVGEDKDVARLADTFRPYTALYVGGMGSAKQNFYNQLAQRMGYEKEAAEIQQKYLSGDKQGAAAAVPQDLIDKTALLGSVDRIADRMKAYAAAGVTTLSLAPAGFTLDERLASLRAGSEALERAGLA; encoded by the coding sequence ATGCAGCTCGGGATCAACCTCGGCTACTGGGGTGCCGGAATGGACGGGGACAATCTGGCCGTGGCCCAGGAGGCCGACCGGCTGGGCTTCTCCGTGTGCTGGGCCGCCGAGGCCTACGGGTCCGACGCGGCCACGGTGCTCAGCTGGGTCGCCGCGCAGACCGAGCGCATCGACGTCGGCTCCGCCATCTTCCAGATCCCGGCCCGGCAGCCCGCGATGACCGCGATGACGGCGGCGACGCTCGACTCCCTCTCCGGCGGCCGGTTCCGGCTCGGCCTCGGCGTCTCCGGACCGCAGGTCTCCGAGGGCTGGTACGGCGTCAAGTTCGACAAGCCGCTGGCGCGCACCCGCGAGTACGTGGAGATCGTCCGCCGGGCGATGACCCGGGAGCGGCTGACCTACGAGGGCGAGCACTGGACGCTGCCGCTGCCCGGCGGCCCGGGCAAGCCGATCAAGCTCACGGTCCACCCGGAGCGGGAGCACATCCCGCTGTACATCGCCGCGATCGGCCCGAAGAACCTGGAGCAGACCGGCGAGATCGCCGACGGCGCGCTGCTGATCTTCCCCGCCGCGGAGCACCTGGAGGACACCACCCTCAAGTACCTGCGCGCGGGCCGGGAGAAGGCGGGACTCACCCTCGACGGCTTCGACGTCTGCCCGACCCTGCCGCTCGCCGTCGGCGAGGACAAGGACGTGGCCCGGCTCGCGGACACCTTCCGCCCCTACACCGCGCTGTACGTCGGCGGCATGGGCAGCGCCAAGCAGAACTTCTACAACCAGCTCGCACAGCGCATGGGTTACGAGAAGGAGGCCGCCGAGATCCAGCAGAAGTACCTGTCCGGGGACAAGCAGGGCGCGGCGGCCGCCGTGCCGCAGGACCTCATCGACAAGACCGCGCTGCTGGGCTCCGTCGACCGCATCGCCGACCGGATGAAGGCCTACGCGGCCGCCGGCGTGACCACCCTGAGCCTGGCGCCCGCCGGCTTCACGCTCGACGAGCGGCTCGCCTCCCTGCGGGCCGGCAGCGAGGCCCTGGAGCGCGCCGGCCTCGCCTAG
- a CDS encoding chaplin, whose amino-acid sequence MRQGTRKGLMTMAAATGVIAAASGYAHADSGAHGTAGGSPGVLSGNTVQAPVHVPVNVCGNTVDVVGLLNPSVGNTCANRGGGSGGYGDSGHGGSGHDGSHAGGRTGGSPGVGSGNTVQVPIDVPVNVCGNSVDVIGAGNATTGDDCVNGGGGHHTPPGDGHGNPPGHPGQPGHPGHPGHPGTPGHPGTPGHPGTPGHPGTPGTPGHPGGGTPGKGGHTSHGSTQVHAQTAGSTRTPATAQLAHTGSDVPLGLALPVGAGALLAGAVLYRKARAAA is encoded by the coding sequence ATGCGACAAGGCACCCGCAAGGGCCTGATGACCATGGCCGCGGCGACCGGTGTGATCGCCGCCGCGAGCGGCTACGCCCACGCCGACTCGGGCGCGCACGGCACCGCCGGCGGCTCACCCGGCGTACTGTCCGGCAACACGGTGCAGGCGCCGGTGCACGTGCCGGTGAACGTCTGCGGCAACACCGTCGACGTCGTCGGGCTCCTCAACCCGTCGGTCGGCAACACCTGCGCCAACCGGGGCGGTGGGTCCGGGGGTTACGGCGACTCGGGCCACGGCGGTTCGGGCCACGACGGCTCGCACGCCGGCGGCCGCACCGGCGGCTCACCGGGCGTCGGTTCCGGCAACACCGTGCAGGTACCGATCGACGTCCCCGTGAACGTCTGCGGCAACAGCGTCGACGTCATCGGCGCCGGAAACGCCACCACGGGTGACGACTGCGTCAACGGCGGAGGCGGTCACCACACCCCGCCGGGAGACGGCCACGGCAACCCGCCCGGCCACCCGGGGCAGCCCGGGCATCCCGGCCACCCGGGGCACCCCGGAACTCCCGGTCACCCCGGCACCCCGGGTCACCCGGGTACTCCCGGTCACCCCGGCACTCCTGGTACGCCGGGCCACCCCGGAGGGGGCACGCCCGGCAAGGGCGGCCACACGTCCCACGGGTCCACCCAGGTCCACGCGCAGACCGCCGGTTCGACCCGGACACCCGCCACCGCTCAGCTCGCCCACACCGGCAGCGACGTCCCGCTGGGCCTGGCCCTGCCGGTCGGCGCCGGGGCGCTGCTCGCGGGCGCGGTCCTCTACCGCAAGGCACGGGCCGCGGCGTAA
- a CDS encoding helix-hairpin-helix domain-containing protein codes for MSTEPETTEEAGPGTPDDPETAGREAAPEESRAQDTGEPEGSGQDTGETRGTGGTEGDAGLAGGEESASAGQSEAAAELAAQRVERERIERRKAERDAPIASGAKLSGTAADLLAAVRAVESGRKPVAAVPAGPAPAPRDPAPEPVRRPQPAPVPGPAVPVAPVVSDTPAPQVVEAARRVLTEGGAPDSLAYQVAAALGEGADTALREDPWQLLRAAGVRPEQADGFARALLGAACGPDDERRGRALTVWLLEQAAAAGHTALDLSTLTTALGRQGVPGPDEAVQEALAEGEALMFQDPLDEPGAPAVRAEDAEEEEAERPVRVLVALERYAMAEESLADGLARLVNSPSKEAEQAWEAAVAGVSRGPAELVRAVAAHGLVLHTGGEAARAEPAALLDAARAAGLRAFAACHTAYGRDRLAAHSGREPAEHGVGTVDGLLSGAEGPGRDADGALELDLLIVMDAPQLDVEHAAMLVESLPDGARLLLSGDPGVLWSAGPGRVFTDLLAARCCPQVASRVPDPGPLGELVSGVGVGELNQVDAPGKEIVIVPVRDAGEAVHRTVQLVADSVPRAIGVPAEQTVVITPGHGGAVGTRALNSALKERLNPGPGRFGGFDPGDRIVHSPAPGRAVPGVVVKADTEGLHLTCAGAPVVVPRERVEACVRHGWALTAHQAVGARWPAAVVVLPGDAAQALSRPWVYTAFGRAERHLSVVHGVEQALPKAVAEITAKPRTTRLQTLLRAQVPTPD; via the coding sequence GTGAGCACGGAGCCGGAGACCACGGAGGAAGCCGGGCCGGGGACGCCGGACGATCCGGAGACCGCCGGCCGGGAAGCGGCGCCCGAGGAGAGCCGTGCGCAGGACACCGGGGAGCCGGAGGGGTCCGGGCAGGACACCGGGGAGACCCGCGGCACCGGCGGCACCGAGGGGGACGCGGGCCTCGCCGGTGGCGAGGAGAGCGCCTCCGCCGGGCAGTCCGAGGCGGCGGCCGAGCTGGCCGCGCAGCGGGTCGAGCGGGAGCGCATCGAGCGGCGCAAGGCCGAACGCGACGCCCCGATCGCGAGCGGTGCCAAGCTCAGCGGCACGGCGGCCGACCTGCTCGCGGCCGTACGCGCCGTGGAGAGCGGCCGTAAACCGGTGGCCGCGGTGCCGGCCGGACCGGCGCCCGCCCCCCGGGACCCGGCTCCGGAGCCCGTCCGGCGTCCACAGCCCGCGCCCGTCCCTGGCCCTGCCGTGCCCGTCGCGCCCGTCGTGTCCGACACGCCCGCCCCGCAGGTCGTGGAGGCCGCGCGCCGGGTGCTGACCGAGGGCGGCGCACCGGACTCCCTGGCCTACCAGGTGGCCGCGGCTCTCGGTGAGGGCGCCGACACGGCACTGAGGGAGGACCCGTGGCAGCTGCTCCGGGCCGCCGGTGTCAGGCCCGAGCAGGCCGACGGCTTCGCGCGGGCGCTGCTCGGTGCCGCGTGCGGTCCGGACGACGAGCGGCGGGGCCGCGCGCTCACGGTCTGGCTGCTGGAGCAGGCCGCAGCGGCCGGCCACACCGCCCTGGATCTGTCCACGCTCACCACGGCTCTGGGCCGGCAGGGCGTGCCCGGCCCGGACGAGGCGGTGCAGGAAGCGCTCGCCGAGGGCGAGGCCCTGATGTTCCAGGACCCGCTGGACGAGCCCGGCGCCCCGGCGGTGCGGGCGGAGGACGCCGAGGAGGAGGAAGCCGAGCGGCCGGTCCGGGTCCTCGTCGCCCTGGAGCGGTACGCGATGGCGGAGGAGAGCCTCGCCGACGGCCTGGCCCGGCTGGTCAACTCCCCGTCGAAGGAGGCCGAGCAGGCCTGGGAGGCGGCCGTCGCCGGGGTGTCCCGAGGCCCGGCCGAGCTGGTCCGCGCGGTCGCGGCGCACGGCCTGGTGCTGCACACAGGCGGGGAGGCGGCCCGCGCCGAACCGGCCGCGCTGCTCGACGCCGCCCGTGCCGCGGGCCTGCGGGCCTTCGCCGCCTGTCACACCGCGTACGGGCGGGACCGCCTCGCGGCGCATTCCGGCCGGGAGCCGGCGGAGCACGGTGTGGGCACGGTCGACGGTCTGCTGTCCGGCGCCGAGGGGCCCGGCCGGGACGCCGACGGTGCGCTGGAACTCGATCTGCTGATCGTGATGGACGCGCCCCAGCTGGACGTGGAGCACGCCGCGATGCTGGTGGAGTCGCTGCCCGACGGTGCCCGGCTGCTGCTCAGCGGCGATCCCGGTGTGCTGTGGTCGGCCGGTCCGGGGCGGGTCTTCACAGATCTCCTCGCCGCTCGCTGCTGCCCCCAGGTCGCCTCCCGCGTCCCCGACCCCGGCCCGCTGGGCGAACTGGTCTCCGGTGTCGGCGTGGGCGAGCTGAACCAGGTGGACGCGCCCGGCAAGGAGATCGTCATCGTGCCGGTGCGGGACGCGGGCGAGGCCGTGCACCGGACCGTGCAGCTGGTCGCCGACTCGGTACCGCGGGCGATCGGCGTCCCGGCCGAGCAGACCGTGGTCATCACCCCGGGGCACGGCGGTGCCGTGGGCACGCGGGCTCTCAACTCCGCCCTGAAGGAGCGGCTCAACCCCGGTCCGGGCCGCTTCGGCGGCTTCGACCCGGGCGACCGGATCGTCCACTCCCCCGCGCCGGGCCGTGCCGTCCCGGGCGTGGTGGTGAAGGCCGACACCGAGGGGCTGCATCTGACCTGTGCGGGCGCCCCCGTGGTCGTACCGAGGGAGCGGGTGGAGGCATGTGTCCGGCACGGCTGGGCGCTCACCGCGCACCAGGCGGTGGGCGCGCGCTGGCCCGCGGCCGTCGTGGTGCTGCCCGGCGACGCGGCACAGGCCCTCAGCAGGCCCTGGGTGTACACGGCGTTCGGCCGGGCGGAGCGGCATCTGTCCGTGGTGCACGGAGTGGAGCAGGCGCTGCCGAAGGCGGTCGCGGAGATCACGGCCAAGCCGCGCACGACCCGGCTCCAGACGCTGCTGCGCGCGCAGGTGCCGACGCCGGACTGA
- the chpH gene encoding chaplin ChpH: protein MIKKVVAAAAATGGLVLAGAGLAVADSGAQGAAVHSPGVLSGNVIQVPVHVPVNVCGNTVNVIGLLNPAFGNTCINK, encoded by the coding sequence ATGATCAAGAAGGTCGTCGCTGCTGCGGCTGCCACCGGTGGGCTGGTTCTCGCGGGTGCGGGCCTCGCCGTCGCCGATTCCGGTGCCCAGGGTGCCGCCGTGCACTCCCCGGGTGTCCTTTCCGGCAACGTCATCCAGGTGCCCGTGCACGTCCCGGTGAACGTCTGCGGCAACACGGTCAACGTGATCGGGCTCCTGAACCCCGCCTTCGGCAACACCTGCATCAACAAGTGA
- a CDS encoding M20/M25/M40 family metallo-hydrolase, with the protein MSETDTARSVTGEDEVVDLCRELIRFDTSNYGDHSGPGERKAAEWVAEKLAEVGLEPQIFESHPGRASTVARIEGEDPSRPALLIHGHLDVVPANAVDWTHHPFSGEIADGCVWGRGAVDMKDMDAMTLAVVRDRLRSGRRPPRDIVVAFLADEEAGGTYGARHLVDNHPELFEGVTEAISEVGGFSFTVSEQRRLYLIQTAEKGMHWMKLTVAGTAGHGSMIHRDNAITELSEAVARVGRHTFPVRVTKTTRAFLDELGDALGTELDPEDMESTIAKLGGIAKLIGASLRNTANPTQLNAGYKVNVIPGEATAHLDGRFLPGHEEEFLADLDRLLGPNVRREDVHSDKAVETTFDGAIVEAMQSALLAEDPAAKAIPFMLSAGTDAKSFDDLGIRGFGFVPLKLPPELDFAGMFHGVDERVPVDGLQFGVRVLDRFIDAS; encoded by the coding sequence GTGAGCGAGACGGACACGGCCAGGAGCGTCACCGGCGAGGACGAGGTCGTGGACCTCTGCCGCGAGCTGATCCGGTTCGACACCAGCAACTACGGCGACCACTCCGGACCCGGTGAGCGCAAGGCCGCCGAGTGGGTGGCCGAGAAGCTCGCCGAGGTCGGCCTGGAGCCACAGATCTTCGAATCGCATCCGGGGCGCGCCTCGACGGTGGCCCGCATCGAGGGCGAGGACCCGTCCCGGCCCGCGCTGCTCATCCACGGGCACCTGGACGTCGTACCGGCCAACGCGGTCGACTGGACCCACCACCCCTTCTCCGGCGAGATCGCCGACGGGTGCGTGTGGGGGCGCGGAGCGGTCGACATGAAGGACATGGACGCGATGACCCTCGCGGTCGTGCGGGACCGGCTGCGCAGCGGACGGCGGCCCCCGCGGGACATCGTGGTCGCCTTCCTCGCGGACGAGGAGGCCGGCGGCACCTACGGCGCCCGGCACCTGGTCGACAACCACCCCGAGCTGTTCGAGGGCGTCACCGAGGCGATCAGCGAGGTCGGCGGCTTCTCCTTCACGGTCAGCGAGCAGCGGCGGCTCTACCTGATCCAGACCGCCGAGAAGGGCATGCACTGGATGAAGCTGACCGTGGCCGGCACCGCCGGGCACGGGTCGATGATCCACCGCGACAACGCCATCACAGAGCTGTCGGAGGCCGTCGCCCGGGTCGGCCGGCACACGTTCCCGGTCCGTGTCACCAAGACCACCCGGGCCTTCCTCGACGAGTTGGGCGACGCCCTCGGCACCGAGCTGGACCCGGAGGACATGGAGTCCACCATCGCCAAGCTCGGCGGCATCGCCAAGCTCATCGGCGCGAGCCTGCGCAACACGGCCAATCCCACGCAGCTGAACGCCGGCTACAAGGTCAACGTCATCCCGGGCGAGGCCACCGCCCACCTCGACGGCCGGTTCCTGCCCGGCCACGAGGAGGAGTTCCTCGCGGACCTCGACCGGCTCCTGGGCCCGAACGTGCGGCGCGAGGACGTGCACTCCGACAAGGCGGTGGAGACCACGTTCGACGGGGCGATCGTCGAGGCCATGCAGTCCGCGCTGCTCGCCGAGGACCCGGCGGCGAAGGCGATCCCCTTCATGCTGTCCGCCGGCACCGACGCCAAGTCCTTCGACGACCTGGGCATCCGCGGCTTCGGCTTCGTGCCCCTCAAGCTGCCGCCGGAGCTGGACTTCGCGGGCATGTTCCACGGGGTGGACGAGCGGGTGCCGGTGGACGGGCTCCAGTTCGGCGTGCGGGTGCTCGACCGCTTCATCGACGCCTCGTGA
- a CDS encoding CapA family protein, translating to MHEGRLTLFLAGDVMLGRGVDQILAHPGDPALREDWVHDARDYVALAEAASGPIPRPADPAWPWGEALPALDRAAPDVRVLNLETAVTADGDFAPGKGVHYRMNPANLPCLAAARPDVCTLANNHVLDFGPRGLADTLEALTAAGLRAAGAGPDPDTAWRPAAVPLRTGGRLLVLSFGMPSSGIPHSWAATAERPGVALVAAPTERAAALLAGRLRARRRPGDLVVASVHWGSNWGHTVTRAEIRFARALVDAGVDVVHGHSSHHPRPVEVYHDRLVLYGCGDLVNDYEGIGGHELYRDDLRLLYLASLDGGTGRLTGLRMVPLLARRMSLTHASARDTAWLRATLDRHGRDLGTRIDLGPDGTLTARPLRPGPPR from the coding sequence GTGCACGAGGGACGCCTCACCCTCTTCCTCGCCGGTGACGTCATGCTCGGCCGGGGCGTCGACCAGATCCTCGCGCACCCCGGCGACCCGGCCCTGCGCGAGGACTGGGTGCACGACGCCCGCGACTACGTCGCCCTCGCGGAGGCCGCGAGCGGCCCGATACCCCGGCCCGCCGATCCGGCCTGGCCGTGGGGCGAGGCACTGCCCGCCCTGGACCGCGCCGCACCCGACGTCCGCGTGCTCAACCTGGAGACCGCCGTCACCGCGGACGGCGACTTCGCGCCGGGCAAGGGCGTCCACTACCGCATGAACCCCGCCAACCTGCCCTGCCTGGCCGCGGCCCGCCCCGACGTCTGCACCCTCGCCAACAACCACGTGCTCGACTTCGGGCCGCGCGGCCTCGCGGACACCCTCGAGGCGCTGACCGCGGCCGGCCTGCGCGCGGCCGGCGCCGGCCCGGACCCGGACACCGCGTGGCGGCCCGCGGCCGTCCCCCTGCGCACCGGCGGACGCCTGCTGGTCCTCTCCTTCGGCATGCCGTCCAGCGGCATCCCGCACAGCTGGGCCGCCACCGCCGAGCGGCCCGGGGTGGCCCTCGTGGCCGCTCCCACCGAACGCGCCGCGGCCCTCCTCGCCGGCCGGCTGCGAGCGCGAAGACGGCCCGGCGACCTCGTGGTCGCATCCGTCCACTGGGGCTCCAACTGGGGACACACCGTCACCCGCGCCGAGATCCGCTTCGCCCGCGCGCTCGTCGACGCCGGGGTCGACGTCGTCCACGGCCACTCCTCGCACCACCCGCGCCCGGTCGAGGTGTACCACGACCGGCTCGTCCTCTACGGCTGCGGCGACCTCGTCAACGACTACGAGGGCATCGGCGGCCACGAGCTCTACCGGGACGACCTGCGACTGCTGTACCTGGCCTCCCTGGACGGCGGCACCGGCCGGCTGACCGGCCTGCGCATGGTGCCCCTCCTGGCGCGCCGGATGAGCCTCACGCACGCCTCCGCCCGGGACACGGCCTGGCTGCGCGCCACCCTCGACCGGCACGGCCGCGACCTGGGCACCCGCATCGACCTCGGACCCGACGGCACCCTCACCGCACGGCCCCTGCGCCCGGGCCCGCCCCGCTGA
- a CDS encoding DUF3090 domain-containing protein, producing MSRQVFLYDQPDRFVAGTVGLPGRRTFFLQATAGPRVTSVALEKTQVAALAERMDELLDEVVRRSGGSAAVPAMAPTEVADSAPLETPIEEEFRVGTMALAWDGEDQCMIVEAQALVELDADNDEDLAEAEERLLQDEENGPPMLRVRLSGAQARAFAKRALDVVNAGRPPCPLCSLPLDPEGHVCPRQNGYRRGA from the coding sequence GTGTCCCGTCAGGTGTTCCTCTACGACCAGCCGGACCGCTTCGTGGCCGGCACGGTCGGACTGCCCGGGCGCCGTACGTTCTTCCTCCAGGCCACCGCAGGCCCCCGGGTGACCAGCGTGGCCCTGGAGAAGACCCAGGTCGCCGCACTCGCCGAGCGCATGGACGAACTGCTCGACGAGGTCGTGCGCCGCAGCGGAGGCAGCGCCGCGGTCCCCGCCATGGCACCCACCGAAGTCGCCGACAGCGCCCCGCTGGAGACCCCCATCGAGGAGGAGTTCCGCGTCGGCACCATGGCCCTGGCCTGGGACGGCGAGGACCAGTGCATGATCGTCGAGGCGCAGGCCCTCGTCGAACTGGACGCGGACAACGACGAGGACCTGGCCGAGGCCGAGGAGCGGCTGCTCCAGGACGAGGAGAACGGGCCCCCGATGCTGCGGGTCCGGCTGAGCGGCGCGCAGGCCAGGGCCTTCGCCAAACGCGCCCTGGACGTCGTCAACGCCGGGCGGCCGCCGTGCCCGCTGTGCAGCCTCCCGCTCGACCCGGAAGGACACGTATGTCCGCGCCAGAACGGATACCGCCGCGGAGCGTGA
- the corA gene encoding magnesium/cobalt transporter CorA produces MIVDCAIYRHGHRTEGPEDLSDALEEARAAGGFVWIGLHEPSEREFDLVTREFGLHPLAVEDALKAHQRPKLEVYDDSLFLVLKPVAYEPDSDTVSTGEIMIFIGDGFAVTVRHGVGSPLAAVRHRLEAEPEMLDKGPTSVLYAISDAVVDHYLDVATELQTDLEELETEVFQPETGGSRNTASRIYTFKRQVLTFRRATGPLAVPMTRLAGVGQLGGEVPFVNEKARPFFRDVSDHLMRVNESVDGLDRLVSDILSAHLAQMSVRQNDDMRKISAWAAMAAVPTMIAGIYGMNFEHMPELHWLWAYPVVIVVMAVLEVLLYRLFKRRGWL; encoded by the coding sequence GTGATCGTGGACTGTGCCATCTACCGGCACGGGCACCGTACGGAGGGCCCGGAGGACCTGTCGGACGCGCTCGAGGAGGCGCGGGCGGCGGGCGGCTTCGTGTGGATCGGGCTGCACGAGCCGTCGGAGCGGGAGTTCGACCTGGTCACCCGGGAGTTCGGGCTGCATCCGCTGGCCGTGGAGGACGCGCTCAAGGCGCATCAGCGCCCGAAGCTCGAGGTGTACGACGACTCGCTGTTCCTGGTGCTCAAGCCGGTCGCGTACGAGCCGGACAGCGACACCGTCTCGACCGGCGAGATCATGATCTTCATAGGCGACGGTTTCGCGGTGACCGTCCGGCACGGCGTGGGTTCGCCGCTGGCGGCCGTACGGCACCGGCTGGAGGCGGAGCCCGAGATGCTGGACAAGGGCCCCACCTCGGTGCTGTACGCGATCTCCGACGCCGTCGTCGACCACTATCTGGACGTGGCGACGGAGCTGCAGACCGACCTGGAGGAGCTGGAGACGGAGGTGTTCCAGCCGGAGACCGGCGGCTCGCGCAACACCGCGTCCCGGATCTACACCTTCAAACGGCAGGTGCTGACGTTCCGCCGGGCCACCGGCCCGCTGGCCGTGCCGATGACCCGGCTGGCCGGTGTGGGGCAGCTCGGCGGCGAGGTGCCGTTCGTGAACGAGAAGGCGCGGCCCTTCTTCCGTGACGTGAGCGACCACCTGATGCGGGTCAACGAGTCCGTGGACGGCCTGGACAGGCTGGTGTCGGACATCCTGTCGGCGCATCTGGCGCAGATGAGCGTGCGACAGAACGACGACATGCGGAAGATCTCGGCCTGGGCGGCGATGGCGGCGGTCCCCACGATGATCGCGGGGATCTACGGCATGAACTTCGAGCACATGCCCGAGCTGCACTGGCTGTGGGCGTACCCGGTGGTGATCGTCGTGATGGCCGTGCTGGAGGTGCTGCTGTACCGGCTGTTCAAGCGGCGAGGCTGGCTGTGA